A single Amia ocellicauda isolate fAmiCal2 chromosome 9, fAmiCal2.hap1, whole genome shotgun sequence DNA region contains:
- the LOC136758493 gene encoding kinesin-like protein KIF14, whose product MCDRLPSSGFGSKRPLKEFNRVRSVFDKEPMDVFQSKGAKSWSLTDLRSEKMNYIDRSSQSTVPFSPEKTQVFSVNSPVSSSLVLQSTLLPQTQDKTSIRDFLRDFSALSYDETGSINRQECIEPVKRSLSASQLLPLKKFKSTAFFVVSNKKAGEKSPEENQGDHNNGADDFQATKRPALQLKFTPPFGHVQAQEKKEMEVDVLSPVPLQRFHKSRLPVSARQRTSLPSAPNPTRVSGAGRMLGLVNEDKFVRGSLPGEEEGGIESAGATDLPSSVRGENRDHIERDHVQMQTRSIVSEFMKEASSKVISAPQRLSHIGLEARERFNSTEKDRSHVGENTAVTVAIRVRPLNVREQRLNAKSVVTVSGQEAVVHHNQQKFSFSFDFAFWSCDDQMDTYASQDIVYSKLAQPLLDKVIQGYNTCLFAYGQTGSGKSYTMMGYGDEVGIIPRFCEEIFLKSSQEPLHNVTCHLEMSYFEVYNEKIHDLLSSDKEPSQKKTSLRVREHPELGPYVAGLSSYVVGSFADVQAWLELGNKQRATAATGMNDKSSRSHSVFTVVLTQTKREEVEGVSHDHTVRSHINLVDLAGSERSTAAHTTGIRLKEGASINKSLMTLGKVICALSEASQSKKKAFIPYRDSVLTWLLKESLGGNSKTAMIAAVSPAAVNIEETLSTLRYATQARRIINVAKVNEDSSARIIRELKAEIEKLRTAGRCSQGMGAMEYDANLQEILSLKEKLLQQERELTQAQEEWKVKLALAEQCKMEEAEGLQKAGVSFKVDNRFPYLVNLNEDPQLSEMLLYIIKEGQMKVGRLTAGSKYDIQLTGALIAEQHCLLTNTNGNVTLTPVEDAKTYINGVHLTQPVTLHHGDRVVLGGDHYFRFNHSVEQSGYRASEAPGGTKDVHRDFEFAKNELLDAQKQRIEAEIEEARQQAQQELMQELQTARELAQQELSAQRRQYEDHIRELQREMEEELNMKQDILTQEVEQRRRTLQIYLTGPFTQELEACGLRHHKLMEALQQEKEKLTQEVEKVQQARASKEEERRRAFIQGQSQWGSLRLSVLLQEANTISRTLNKQTTFTRYETVSVEEVPAVNVRVTNKKLGISTLWSLQKFEGKLVSMRELYQGKYEGNEDVLFYDPSDTWDKEVQANSPRRRRSSLGRQLSEQLMIKVFQDEAPAVGAGCVIACKRLIQCVVEGLQKQWEATTLTDQLLLDLQAVIDSIKIIAESYTQLQENSPHTVFKSPDIQNHCLTAATSMNRFMTTLQLWGTCIPEATVQSTVLNGISAQLKLLGGNLMLFLHGCESDIESMVAESRDKMAQSALAIASQLGRLVVSMEPEVRFTMAEKCGPEQAEQLGNTLKEAFVQGANRSIDGQIAAGIAELESMQLQIQNIPLEKMEEKKTSVFCAYLTSLRLLIDGTNLCWKEIQCLKNSKSESIQDTFFKEYLMFCTTLNLKLNELAQAGKGAFAFVTEPFKEEAALQMLKQMESLPNSIQTLLETLGSGWSAVNDESQDPTVADRWSALNNEVEKAARQLNSSAQDLRKLLERQRGVDSPNGAEGARRYKRQLPITLSVKPKWGRSGTPVREVIVKLNCQPLTREAFTIESKMS is encoded by the exons ATGTGTGACCGTTTACCTTCGTCAGGCTTTGGATCCAAAAGACCCTTGAAGGAGTTTAACCGTGTTCGCTCTGTTTTTGACAAAGAACCCATGGATGTTTTCCAGTCAAAAGGAGCTAAATCTTGGTCTTTAACTGATCTACGCAGtgaaaaaatgaattatataGATAGGTCAAGCCAAAGCACTGTACCCTTTTCTCCAGAAAAGACCCAGGTGTTCAGTGTTAACTCCCCGGTGTCTTCTAGTCTCGTTCTACAGAGTACTCTCCTGCCTCAGACTCAAGACAAAACCTCTATCAGAGATTTCCTGCGAGATTTCTCTGCTCTTAGTTACGATGAGACTGGAAGCATTAACAGGCAAGAATGTATTGAACCTGTAAAGCGCTCTCTTTCTGCTTCACAGCTCCTCCCCCTGAAGAAGTTTAAATCCACAGCTTTCTTTGTGGTGAGCAATAAGAAAGCTGGTGAGAAGAGTCCAGAGGAAAACCAAGGTGATCACAATAATGGTGCCGATGATTTTCAGGCCACCAAGAGACCAGCACTTCAGCTTAAGTTCACTCCACCATTTGGCCATGTACAAGCCCAGGAGAAAAAGGAGATGGAAGTGGATGTTCTTTCTCCAGTACCACTGCAGAGGTTTCACAAAAGTCGTCTGCCTGTTTCAGCCAGACAAAGAACCTCTTTACCTTCTGCACCAAACCCTACGAGGGTGTCAGGGGCAGGCAGAATGTTAGGTTTGGTTAATGAAGATAAGTTTGTAAGAGGCTCTTTGCCAGGTGAAGAAGAGGGGGGAATAGAGTCTGCAGGTGCCACAGACCTCCCCTCTTCTGTAAGGGGAGAAAATCGAGATCACATTGAGAGAGATCATGTCCAAATGCAAACGCGCTCAATTGTGTCAGAATTTATGAAAGAAGCTAGCAGCAAGGTGATTTCGGCTCCACAGCGTCTTTCACACATTGGGCTGGAAGCCAGAGAAAGGTTCAACTCTACAGAGAAGGACAGGAGCCATGTTGGGGAGAATACAGCTGTCACTGTGGCAATCCGTGTCAGGCCACTTAACGTAAG GGAGCAGCGGCTGAATGCCAAGTCTGTAGTAACTGTATCTGGACAGGAAGCAGTAGTTCACCATAACCAGCAGAAATTTTCTTTCTCCTTTGACTTCGCTTTCTGGTCTTGCGATGACCAGATGGATACTTACGCAAGTCAGGATATAGTTTACAGCAAACTGGCACAACCACTTCTTGATAAGGTTATTCAAGGATATAACACCTGCCTCTTTGCTTATGGACAAACTGGATCTGGAAAATCGTACAC AATGATGGGATATGGAGATGAAGTTGGAATAATTCCCAGATTTTGTGAAGAAATATTCCTCAAGTCTTCCCAAGAACCCCTGCACAAT GTTACGTGTCACCTAGAAATGAGCTATTTTGAAGTctataatgaaaaaatacacgATCTTCTCTCATCAGACAAAGAACCAAGTCAAAAAAAGACGTCT CTTCGTGTCAGAGAGCATCCAGAGTTGGGGCCGTATGTAGCTGGGCTTTCTTC GTATGTGGTGGGCTCCTTTGCAGATGTCCAG GCCTGGCTTGAGCTGGGAAATAAACAAAGGGCCACCGCAGCCACTGGCATGAATGACAAGAGTTCCAGATCCCACTCGGTGTTCACTGTGGTGCTGACTCAGACAAAG AGAGAGGAAGTGGAAGGCGTTTCCCATGACCATACAGTGCGGAGTCACATTAATTTGGTGGATCTTGCAGGCAGTGAACGTTCCACGGCTGCACACACGACTGGCATAAGACTTAAG GAGGGAGCCAGTATAAACAAATCATTGATGACACTGGGAAAGGTCATCTGTGCTCTTTCTGAAGCCTCCCAGTCCAAGAAGAAAGCATTTATTCCTTACAGAGACTCTGTGCTAACCTG GCTCCTGAAGGAGAGTCTCGGAGGCAATTCCAAGACCGCCATGATTGCAGCGGTCAGTCCGGCTGCCGTCAACATCGAGGAAACCCTGAGCACCCTGCGCTACGCCACGCAAGCTCGGCGCATCATCAACGTGGCGAAGGTCAATGAGGACTCCAGCGCCAGAATTATCAGGG AGCTCAAAGCAGAAATTGAGAAGCTGAGAACCGCTGGGCGGTGTAGCCAAGGAATGGGGGCAATGGAGTATGATGCCAACCTGCAGGAGATCCTGTCACTGAAAGAAAAGCTCTTGCAGCAGGAGAGAGAGCTGACGCAGGCCCAAGA GGAATGGAAAGTGAAGCTGGCCTTGGCAGAGCAGTGTAAAATGGAGGAGGCAGAGGGACTGCAG AAGGCAGGAGTTTCCTTCAAAGTGGACAATCGGTTTCCCTACCTTGTAAACCTGAATGAAGACCCCCAGCTCTCTGAGATGCTGCTGTACATCATTAAAGAAGGCCAGATGAAAGTGGGGCGGCTCACGGCGGGCTCCAAATATGACATCCAGCTAACGGGAGCCCTCATCGCGGAGCAGCACTG TCTTCTTacaaacacaaatggaaatgtcACTTTGACCCCAGTTGAAGATGCAAAGACCTACATTAATGGAGTCCACCTTACACAACCAGTCACACTGCATCAT GGAGACCGTGTGGTCCTTGGTGGGGATCACTATTTTCGCTTCAACCACTCCGTGGAGCAGAGTGGGTACCGTGCATCTGAAGCCCCAGGGGGCACCAAAGACGTGCACAGGGACTTTGAATTTGCCAAGAATGAGCTGCTGGATGCCCAGAAACAAAG AATTGAGGCTGAAATTGAAGAAGCCAGACAACAGGCTCAGCAGGAACTGATGCAGGAGCTGCAGACGGCGCGAGAGCTCGCCCAGCAAGAGCTGTCAGCCCAGCGCCGTCAGTACGAGGATCACATCCGGGagctgcagagagagatg GAAGAAGAGTTAAACATGAAGCAAGACATTCTGACCCAAGAGGTAGAGCAGAGAAGACGCACTCTTCAGATCTATTTAACTGGGCCGTTCACACAG GAGCTGGAGGCGTGCGGTTTGAGGCACCATAAGCTGATGGAGGCCCTGCAGCAGGAGAAGGAGAAGCTGACACAAGAGGTGGAGAAGGTGCAGCAGGCCCGAGCCTCcaaagaggaggagaggaggagagcttTCATACAGG GCCAGTCCCAATGGGGATCTCTCCGATTATCTGTGCTGCTACAGGAAGCCAATACAATCAGCAGGACACTCAACAAGCAAACCACATTCACCAG GTATGAGACCGTCTCAGTAGAAGAAGTTCCCGCTGTGAATGTCCGTGTCACCAACAAAAAGCTGGGCATATCGACACTCTGGAGCCTGCAAAAATTTGAAGGAAAATTGGTGTCCATGAGGGAGCTCTATCAG GGTAAATATGAAGGGAATGAAGATGTGCTTTTCTACGATCCATCAGATACCTGGGATAAGGAGGTCCAAGCCAACTCTCCACGGAG GCGTCGGAGTTCTTTGGGAAGGCAACTATCTGAACAGCTGATgattaaag TGTTTCAGGATGAGGCCCCAGcagtgggtgctgggtgtgtgaTTGCATGCAAACGGTTGATTCAGTGTGTTGTGGAGGGGCTGCAGAAGCAATGGGAAGCCACAACCTTGACTGATCAGCTTTTGCTAGATCTGCAGGCTGTCATCGACTCCATCAAGATTATTGCAGAATCATACACGCAACTACAGGAGAACTCCCCCCACACAG TTTTTAAGAGCCCAGACATCCAGAACCATTGCTTGACTGCAGCGACCAGCATGAACCGCTTCATGACAACTCTGCAGCTCTGGGGGACTTGCATACCGGAAGCCACTGTGCAGAGTACCGTCTTGAATGGAATCTCGGCTCAGCTCAAACTGCTCGGAGGGAATCTTATGCTCTTTCTCCAT GGTTGTGAAAGCGATATTGAGTCTATGGTGGCAGAATCAAGAGACAAGATGGCCCAGTCAGCTCTCGCTATCGCCAGCCAACTGGGCAGGCTTGTGGTCTCCATGGAGCCCGAGGTCCGTTTTACAATGGCAGAAAAATGCGGTCCTGAACAAGCAGAG CAACTTGGTAACACTCTCAAAGAGGCCTTCGTTCAAGGAGCCAACCGTAGCATTGACGGTCAAATAGCTGCTGGAATTGCGGAGCTAGAAAGCATGCAATTACAGATTCAGAATATCCCTTTGGAGAAG ATGGAAGAAAAGAAGACTTCTGTATTCTGTGCATACCTTACCTCCCTCAGACTCCTCATAGACGGAACTAACTTATGCTGG AAAGAAATTCAGTGCCTTAAAAACAGCAAGTCTGAAAGTATACAGGACACCTTCTTTAAAGAATATCTGATGTTCTGTACAACCTTGAATTTGAAGCTGAATGAACTTGCCCAAGCAGGAAAAGGTGCCTTTGCATTTGTAACGGAGCCTTTTAAAG AAGAAGCAGCTCTACAGATGCTGAAACAGATGGAGTCGCTGCCAAACTCTATCCAGACTCTCCTGGAAACGCTTGGCTCTGGGTGGTCTGCGGTGAATGATGAATCGCAGGACCCCACTGTGGCCGACCGCTGGAGTGCCCTGAACAATGAGGTGGAGAAGGCTGCCAGACAGCTCAATTCTTCTGCTCAGGACTTAAGGAAACTGCTGGAAAGGCAAAGGGGGGTCGATAGCCCGAATGGAGCAGAGGGTGCACGAAGGTACAAAAGACAATTACCCATAACCCTCAGCGTGAAGCCGAAGTGGGGGAGGAGTGGGACGCCTGTCCGGGAAGTGATCGTCAAACTGAATTGTCAGCCGTTAACCAGAGAGGCCTTCACTATAGAGAGCAAAATGTCTTGA